In one window of Pseudodesulfovibrio sediminis DNA:
- a CDS encoding SIR2 family NAD-dependent protein deacylase, whose translation MSNHALENAAHALREARCAMAFTGAGISVESGIPPFRGPGGIWSIYDPEKFEKGYFKRHPEEVWPLLKKIFYDSFGRAKPNAAHLALAELEQADKLAGIVTQNIDSLHQAAGSQVVHEYHGSTRRMQCMQCRTYFDADAISLDTLPPRCPSCGGLLKPDFVFFGEGVASDVHYAATDLAKQSDVCLVIGTGGQVVPAGRIPYIVKNRGGVIIEINLSDTGYTYTTSDYFLEGKAGAMVSKLVRCVLG comes from the coding sequence ATGTCCAATCACGCTCTTGAAAATGCAGCCCACGCTCTGAGGGAGGCTCGGTGTGCCATGGCCTTTACCGGTGCGGGCATTTCCGTGGAGTCAGGCATTCCGCCCTTCAGGGGGCCGGGCGGTATCTGGAGTATCTATGATCCCGAGAAATTCGAGAAAGGATACTTCAAGCGTCATCCAGAAGAAGTCTGGCCGCTGCTCAAGAAAATATTTTACGATTCGTTTGGCAGGGCCAAGCCCAACGCGGCGCATCTGGCTCTGGCTGAGCTGGAGCAGGCGGACAAGCTGGCCGGCATCGTCACACAGAATATCGATTCGCTGCACCAGGCGGCCGGGAGCCAAGTGGTCCATGAATACCACGGCAGCACCAGGCGTATGCAGTGCATGCAGTGCCGGACGTACTTTGACGCCGACGCCATATCGCTGGACACGCTCCCTCCGCGCTGTCCGTCTTGCGGGGGCCTGCTCAAACCGGACTTCGTCTTTTTTGGCGAGGGCGTTGCGTCTGACGTCCATTATGCGGCAACGGATCTCGCTAAGCAGTCGGATGTCTGTCTGGTCATCGGCACCGGGGGACAGGTCGTGCCTGCCGGGCGCATCCCGTATATCGTGAAGAACCGGGGCGGGGTGATTATCGAGATCAATCTGTCGGACACCGGGTACACCTACACAACCAGTGATTATTTCCTTGAAGGCAAGGCCGGGGCCATGGTCTCGAAGCTCGTGCGC